The genomic DNA TCCTGTTAGGGCGCTCTATCCGGAAGATCGTAAAGAAGCGGGTGCCTTCAAATGGCTGTTTGTGGCAAGCATTGTATTGGTTTTATTATCTGGCTTTTTGTGCTTTCATTTTTATACCAAATGGCAGCAGGCCGAAGAAAGACTGGCTGGTGCTATTGCCTCGGAGCAGCAGCTGGCACAAAATTTTGAAAGGACCTCACTTCAATTGCAGAATCAGGAAGAAATCCTCTCGGTTCTGCGAAACCCGGAGTTTAAATCTGTCAGATTGGAAGGTGTAGAATCTCATGCCGGCGCCAGTATGATGGTTTACTGGAACGCGCGTCAGCAAAAAGTATTTGTTGATGAAGTCCGCTTACCCGCACCACCTCCTGGTAAGCAGTATCAATTATGGGCGCTACAAGACGGACAGCCGATTGATGCGGGGCTGATCGCGATTTCGGATGCGAAAGCAAGTATGCAGCAGATGAAAAAGATCAGCGCTGCGGAGGCTTTTGCCGTGACCCTTGAACCGGTTGGTGGAAGCAAGACGCCAACACTGGAACAGCTTACTGTAATGGGCAAAATCACCTCCTGATTTTATACTTACTTTATTTAGGAACATGCCGCTTTAGAAGGTTTATTGCTTAACTAGCAGCAGTGAACGTATAAAGCTTGTTCCGGTATACTTTCGAAAGCTTATATAAATTAACTAGTACCTGCTAACTCCAAAGGCTCCTGTTGCCTGTTCGGCTTCCTGCTTCATCCCTTCCCTAAATACCACAACTCTTTCATTTTTAAAAAGTTAAAAATAAACATGGAAGTATACAGCGATGATCATATCAGGCTGACCTATACCGCGGAACAGAGCCTCTTATATGCCGTCTGGAAAGAGCATAAGGAGTATGATGCTGCAGCGGTAAAACAGGCTTTCATGGCCATAGTGGCCACTGCCACCGAACATAAAATACTGAACCTCATGCTGAACTTTGCCAACAACACCCAAAACTTAACAGAGGCTGAATACAAAAGTCTGATCGCCCAACTGGCGCTGGGGCTGCAGCATACTTCCACCCAGAAAATAGCCTGCATCGGCCCGATCGACAGTCCGCGCGAACAAAGCATCCTCGCTGCGTTTAACGAGATCAAAACAGCTATTCCGCTGGCTTTGGACTTCCGCTTCTATTCTAACAGGGCATCGGCCTTGCAATGGCTACTTACCTGACAGAAAACTAGTATAGGCATACTCCCTGCGGCTATCGCCGGTTAAAGTATAAACGCCGTTTAGATTGTTGGCTCTTTTGCTATTTAAGCGGCATTTACACATTGCTGCAAAGAAGAGCAATACGCCTTACGTTTCCACCAGCTGCGTTTTCAGGCCTGCCAGGTTTCCGGTTCTAGTCCTGCCCAGCACAAGGGCCGTTTTCCGGCGCGCACCAACCCGGTATACTTTAACATCCTGCAGGTGCTGCGCCAGAAAAGCCTGCAACTGCTGAAAGCGCTGGGCCATTTTCCTGTCCTCCTCCCCCATGTCAGGCGTTTCTGTTACCTGGTTGCGGAAAAATGCGGCAAGCGTCACAGTCTCTGTCTTTTCACCCGCAGGCATACCGGCCCAGGAGGTCAGTTCTGCTGCCGTGGGCTCATTCCCTTCCATTGCAGGAAAATGTACTACCACGAATGGAGCATCTGTTTCGCTCACATAGTATAAGCCTTCTGCCTGTTGCCGGAGCCCTTCCAGCAGGGCCGCTGTGGTAGCAGCATTCTCTCTTTCGCTTGCGTTCATGTCTTTCTGTGGCGCTTACACCATTTACCTGACCTATTTATAGTACGGCAGCCGCTGCTACGAGGCGGGCACCCTATCTACCTGGCTCTCGAGCACCTGCTGCACCTGCTCGGGCAAGGCCGAGAGCAGATCGTACCCAGTGGCTTTTTCAATCGCGTCTACTGTGGTGCGGTAGGAGGCCCAGTCGGAACGGACGCTCTCCTCGTTGGGTGTATCCACGGCAATCACCCGGGTCGTTCTGCTGATGCGCTGCAGGTCATTTTCTCCTTCGGGGAGCACCACCAGCACTTTCCAGATGCGGGCGGGCACTGTTATCCGGCCGTTGTCTATGGTTTTGGCAAAGCCATTACTGCCCGTACCTCCCTGGCCATAGCTGCCCATCACCACATATACTTCCATGCCTGCCGCTACCAATGCACGGGTATAATCCTCCAGGTTCGCCCATGTCTGCTGGTTGTTATTTGGAGCCTGCGGAATCATGTTGGTCATCAGAAAGGTGGCTGCATTGCTTTCTACGGAGTTTGTCCGGTCTGCTGAAGGCGTGTTATGCCCGCGATCGAAGCCACTGCCCCTGTACGCCGAGGCACTTACCTGGTACCAGCCTTCCGGCAAAGCAGGATCCGGGCGAAAGTTATCCTGCCGTTCGGCCGAACCCAGCCACTGCCTGCTCACATGCCAGCTCACCCAGTTCGGCGTGCCGCGCTGCCGGCTATAGGAAAGCGCAAACTGCGGCTTTAGCAGCAGGAAGTTGTTCTCCTGGGTGGCACTGGCGGTAGCGCCGCTGGGGTTTCCCAATAGCAACTGCTCCTGCTCCGGGGTGATTGTCTTACCGGGTATTAACTGCGTTTCTTTACAGCCGGAAAGCAGCAGAAAGAGTACGAGAATGTATTTGTAGGTTTGTTTAAAGGTCTTGCTCATGCTTAAAGTTAAGCAACAAGACCTTTGCAGCTGCCATGGAAGCAGCTATTACCCGGAAAGCTTAAATCTTACATTCCTTAAATCCAGTAACGCTACAAAGTATAGTCTTTCAGGCGCAATTCTAGGAAGAAACATTGGAAACGTGCGGACACAAGCGGACGCTCGCGCCGGAAAGGGCTGTTCGGCAAAACGCCCAAGTAGCTTCAAAAAAAAGCGGGGTGAATACGTATATCCACCCCGCTTTTATACTTTATATAATATCCTTTATCAAAGCTTTACAAGCGTAGGCAGCTGCGCTTCGAAGAGCCGTGTAAATTCCTGGCTGGTGAGGATGTGCCCTTGTTTTTGTGCACTATTTGCCAGGTTATAGCCCCATTCAGCAGCGGCCATGCGCTGTGTCGGCGTGCCATGGTGGCCCGTACTTGTAAAAGAACAATCGCCTATGTTAAAGAACACCTGCAAGAATTGCTGCACCCGCTTCCATTGCATCGAAGCGCCTCTTGCATGCGAGAGGTAGTAGGCTGAATAGGCATCTGCCATCAGTTCGGTTCTGCGGGTAGCCTCCGGGCTGCGGACGCCTTCAAACAGGTTTAGTTGAAACTGGATGTGGTGGCCAAATTCGTGCGCGAGAATAGCCTGTGGGGCAATGTCTCCATACCCGAGGGCAGAAAAAGCTTCCATAATGCCATCGCCCATAATGATCTTATCCGGTATGTTGGCGTATGGTTGGTAGTTAAATCCTTTAATGGCAAAGGCATTAAAAGTAAAAATAGGATGATCACCCCCTCTGTACTGCGGGAACACCTTTACCAATTCTACCACGATATCAGCCAGGTTGGCTGCTAAGGAGGGACTTAAGCCATACACGGCAACATAGGTTCTGATGATCTTATCTCTGTCCTGCAGCATGTTTCCATGCATGGCAGCCAGTACAATGTCGTCTGATTGAATATTCCAGAAACGTTTCAGATCCTTGAACGCTTTCGTTACCTGGTGTGTATATTCTCCATCTACGCCGAAATACTGGTTCTCAGAGCTGTTTTCAAACACGTAGGCTTCATACGTGGGCAGATCGAGCATCGCAAAATCAAGCACATACCCTATTATCTCCGCGTTCCAGTCAGCCAGTTGTTTATCCAGCCATACGTTCATAGGGGTATTTGCATCGCAGGGAGTGGGTTCTATGGCCAGCGCACTACGGACCAGGTCCCGGTAGTGCGCATCGGTTTGTAATAACTGCGCAGAACTTTGCCTGAGTTGTTCTTCAAAGCCCGCCGGCAGCGAAGCGCGCAAGCGGCTGAGCTTTTCTGCGGATGCTTTTGAAACTTGATTTGCCTGAATGGTAGACGCAGGGTTTACGGTGCTGTCGATCTCTTTATCGCAACCGGTCAGAAGGAAAAAAGAAAAGGCGAGGAAAGCCGTCAGGAGTCTGAAGTGTTTCATAGAATTGTCTTTTGATTAAATTGATGGGAGATAAACCGGTAGTAGTTGGCAGCTAAGTATAAACAGAAGGCATACCGCACTACATGGCTATGAAAGCTATAAGGTACAAATTTTACTTTTTAATTGACTTATTAAAAGTATTAATTGTACTAACAAAGCACATAATCTTAGTAAACGTTCCTAAAATGAAAGGGAACCACTGCTTTCACCTTCTGAAAGCTTCTGCTTGGCTAGCAATAGAATTTGAATCGAATACTAACTAAACAGGTTTAGAGATTGCTATAACTGGCTGCTGCCGCTGATGGGAAACATGGCGGTTGAATTTCACACCAAAGCAGGTGAAGCAAAACCGTACCCTTTATACAAGCAGGGAGATTGAAGTATTATGACACTCGCCTAAAGACTTATTTGAACATAAAGGCAGAAAATGATCATGCTGCTTTGCCGGTATAGCCTTAAAATCCATGATCGTTCTTACTTCTTATCTTAGGCAAGTATAAGTAGCCTTCTTGTACAGGACTGCACGTAAACCTAAGTTGAAAAACAGCGAGCGAAAACCTGGATAATCAACAACTAATACAAACTTACGCCGTTGTAAATTATTGATAGATAACTTATTAACCAAAATTTATATTACTACACACTATGCCGCCTTTTATACTAACAGCAGTTTAAACTGCCTCTTTTCAAACTGACATGAGGAACTCCCAGCAGGTAATCCCGCCCGGGATGCCATGCCTGTTAGAGTAGCATAATCACTCCCCCTTCTCTCCATAGATTCTGAAGCAAAAATTTCTATACCTTCTACCTTCTAAACCGTCCCTTTTTATCTGTATCTACCTTTTCCTGCCATTGAGAAGGTGCAAACTATACTCCCAGTAATGAGGTCTCGCTACCTTTTGCCTGCATCTCCCGGCCTGTTCAGACTGCTAAGCGCAATATGCTGAAATAAGGCTCCTGTTATTGACTTCGCCGCAATTCATCATACCTCATTTCCAGACAATCACATACCTCCGGAATTTACTTGCCTGCAATGTAAAGCGCCGGAAAGCGAATAGCGTCGCTCCAGTTTAAAAGTTATCAGGTTAAATTTTAATCATTATGAAGAAAACAATACTTCTGCTTATGAGCATCCTGCTCTTCAGCAACTATAAATTAATGGCACAAAATTGGGTAAATGGGGGCAACACCCTCAGCGCCAATGGCCGGTTGGGCATCAATAGCAACTTCTCGCTTATTTTTGAGACCAATAACACCGAACGCGGCAGAATAACCAATGGCGGCAACTGGGGAATAGGCACCAGTAGCCCCGGCGCTAAGTTGCAGGTAAACAGCGCTTCTGGCGCCAGTGCTTTTCGGGCCAGCGTAAACGGCTCTACCAAACTGCTGGTGCACAGTGGTGGTGGCGTATCGGTTGGCAGTAGTTTAACTCCTCCGGCCAATGGCTTATATGTATCCGGCAATGCCGGTTTCGGCATAACCTCTCCTGGGGCAAAGGTCCATATCAACAGTGCTGCCGGCCAGTATCCCTTAAGAGTTCAGTCAAATAATTTAACGGGTCTGTTGGTGCATGATAACCTGGGTGTCTCTGTAGGAAGCGCTGCTATTCCGCCGCCCAATGGCTTGTCTGTTAACAACAGCCTAATTGTTAATAATGGTGGAATTACGAGCACCAATACATCCTCTACAGGTAATGGGGTTTATGGTAAAGGATACTATGGTTTATATGGTGTAGGTAGTAATGTGGGTGTTTTTGGCAATGGTGGCACCTATGGTGTATATGGTTTCAATAATAACAGTTCCGGTGGTACCGGGGTTTATGGCTCGGGTATAACGTTTGGGGTACAGGGAAATGTTTCAACTGCTTCGGCGTATGGTGTAGGTGCTATTTCAACACAATCTATAGGGCTATATGCCTACACCGGTAACACAGCCTCCTATGCCGGTTACTTTATTGGCAGGGTTTACAGCAGCGGTGGTTACCTGTCGCCTTCTGACCGCAAACTCAAGCAAAATATTTCCGAATTAGGCAGCGCCATGGACATCATCAATAAATTGCAGCCAAAGACCTACGAGTACCGCCAGGATGGCACCTATAAGCAGATGAACCTGCCCAAAGGAAAACAGTATGGCCTGATCGCGCAGGAGGTGGAGCAGGTGCTGCCCGATCTGGTAACTGAAGCAACTTATAATGCTGCAAGAACAATACCCGATAAGCAAGCTGTAGCTCCTGATGCTACACAGCCAACTGCAACTGGCATGCAAACCCAGCAGCCTGCAGCACAAAATCAGGGAGAAGAGATAGCCTTTAAAGCAGTAAACTATACCGAGCTGATCCCGATACTGGTGAAAGCCATACAGGAACAGCAGCAGGAAAACGACCTCTTAAAGGATCGGATTGCAAAGCTGGAAGCCGCAGTAAGCGCACAAAGTAATGGTAGCAAGGGGATGGGGAATGATATACCAGGTGCATCGCTGGAACAGAACTATCCCAATCCTTTTGACCAGAGCACCACGTTCCGTTATACAATACCAGCCGGCGCAACAGGTCAGATCCTGATCCACGAAGTGGCAACAGGCAGGCTGGTCCGAAGCCTGGAGGCACCGGCCAGCGGAGAGGCACAGCTCCATGCAGGTGATCTAAAGCCGGGTATTTATACCTATACCTTAACCGTGAACGGACAAGTGGCCGCCTATAAAACCATGATGCTGAACAAGTAAAGTTCTCCCCTCCGGCTAAGCCGCATAGCGCCATCAAGTATAAAAGGCCTGCCCCGACAACAGGGCAGGCCTATTATACTTGTATGCCTTCTTATACTATCGTGTCATAAGGTAAAGCCGTAAAGGATACCCGCAGCTTCTCATATCTAAGTATAACCCGGGTTCCAGGCGGGTATGATTTACTTTGCAGTCGTTCTTTCGATCTCCCGCAGATTTTCCAGCTTCTTATTTCGCAGGAAGCCGTTGATATCTTCGAAGTGCTCGCGAATGCGCTTGTTGCCAAATTCAAATACTTTGGTGGCCAGCCCGTCCAGAAAATCCCTGTCGTGCGACACAAGTATGATTGTGCCGTCAAACGCTTTGAGTGCATCCTTCAGAATATCCTTTGTTTTGATGTCGAGGTGGTTAGTCGGTTCGTCCAGGATCAGCAGGTTTACCGGTTGCAGCAACAGCTTGATCATGGCCAGGCGCGTTTTTTCGCCTCCGGAAAGCACCTTCACTTTCTTCTCCACCGTTTCGCCGCTGAACATAAAAGCACCCAGTAAGTCCTTCACCCGGGTGCGCACGTCGCCGATGGCAATTTCGTCTATGGTCTGGAACACGGTCAGGTTCTCGTCGAGCAGCGAGGCCTGGTTCTGGGCAAAATACCCGATCATGCTGTTATGGCCCAGTTGCAGCTTACCGTCGTAGTCCAGCTCGCCCATAATGGCTTTTACCAGCGTCGATTTACCTTCGCCGTTCTTCCCGACAAAGGCCACCTTCTCGCCGCGGTTAATGGTAAGCGAGGCATCCTGGAAAACAGTATAGTCGCCATACTTCTTAGTGAGTCCCTCCACAATAACCGGGTAATTGCCCGAGCGCGGCGCCGGCGGAAACTTGAGGTTAAGCGCCGAGGTATCTACTTCGTCCACCTCAATGATTTCCATCTTTTCCAGCATCTTCACCCGCGACTGCACCTGCAGGGTTTTGGAGTAAGTGCCTTTAAAGCGATCGATAAAGGCCTGAATATCGGCCATCTCTTTCTGCTGGTCTTCGAACTGTTTTTGCTGCTGCTCGCGGCGCTCTTTCCGGAGCTGCAGGTATTGGCTATAGTTTACCTTGTAGTCGTAGATGCGGCCCATCGTTACCTCGATGGTGCGGTTGGTGATATTGTCGACAAAAGTCTTATCGTGCGAGATCACGATCACGGCTTTGGCATTGTTCACCAGGAAATCTTCCAGCCACTGAATCGATTCAATATCCAG from Pontibacter liquoris includes the following:
- a CDS encoding anti-sigma factor, whose amino-acid sequence is MHNEDYIASGILELYAAGGLTPAECEEVERHAAASPAVRQALEEACATMEAYANLYAVPPRAALKDRVMQHIDSSAHAETPVRALYPEDRKEAGAFKWLFVASIVLVLLSGFLCFHFYTKWQQAEERLAGAIASEQQLAQNFERTSLQLQNQEEILSVLRNPEFKSVRLEGVESHAGASMMVYWNARQQKVFVDEVRLPAPPPGKQYQLWALQDGQPIDAGLIAISDAKASMQQMKKISAAEAFAVTLEPVGGSKTPTLEQLTVMGKITS
- a CDS encoding ABC-F family ATP-binding cassette domain-containing protein, with amino-acid sequence MISVDAVAVEFNGAALFSNVTFNINENDRIALMGKNGAGKSTLLKVIAGVNKPTRGKVSAPKEAIIAYLPQHLLTNDDCTVFEEASKAFAKILEMKKQMEHLNSELETRTDYESEEYYAIIEQVSELSEKYYSVEEINYDAEVEKTLKGLGFSRADLNRPTKEFSGGWRMRIELAKILLQQPDLILLDEPTNHLDIESIQWLEDFLVNNAKAVIVISHDKTFVDNITNRTIEVTMGRIYDYKVNYSQYLQLRKERREQQQKQFEDQQKEMADIQAFIDRFKGTYSKTLQVQSRVKMLEKMEIIEVDEVDTSALNLKFPPAPRSGNYPVIVEGLTKKYGDYTVFQDASLTINRGEKVAFVGKNGEGKSTLVKAIMGELDYDGKLQLGHNSMIGYFAQNQASLLDENLTVFQTIDEIAIGDVRTRVKDLLGAFMFSGETVEKKVKVLSGGEKTRLAMIKLLLQPVNLLILDEPTNHLDIKTKDILKDALKAFDGTIILVSHDRDFLDGLATKVFEFGNKRIREHFEDINGFLRNKKLENLREIERTTAK
- a CDS encoding tail fiber domain-containing protein, which codes for MKKTILLLMSILLFSNYKLMAQNWVNGGNTLSANGRLGINSNFSLIFETNNTERGRITNGGNWGIGTSSPGAKLQVNSASGASAFRASVNGSTKLLVHSGGGVSVGSSLTPPANGLYVSGNAGFGITSPGAKVHINSAAGQYPLRVQSNNLTGLLVHDNLGVSVGSAAIPPPNGLSVNNSLIVNNGGITSTNTSSTGNGVYGKGYYGLYGVGSNVGVFGNGGTYGVYGFNNNSSGGTGVYGSGITFGVQGNVSTASAYGVGAISTQSIGLYAYTGNTASYAGYFIGRVYSSGGYLSPSDRKLKQNISELGSAMDIINKLQPKTYEYRQDGTYKQMNLPKGKQYGLIAQEVEQVLPDLVTEATYNAARTIPDKQAVAPDATQPTATGMQTQQPAAQNQGEEIAFKAVNYTELIPILVKAIQEQQQENDLLKDRIAKLEAAVSAQSNGSKGMGNDIPGASLEQNYPNPFDQSTTFRYTIPAGATGQILIHEVATGRLVRSLEAPASGEAQLHAGDLKPGIYTYTLTVNGQVAAYKTMMLNK
- a CDS encoding nuclease A inhibitor family protein; the protein is MNASERENAATTAALLEGLRQQAEGLYYVSETDAPFVVVHFPAMEGNEPTAAELTSWAGMPAGEKTETVTLAAFFRNQVTETPDMGEEDRKMAQRFQQLQAFLAQHLQDVKVYRVGARRKTALVLGRTRTGNLAGLKTQLVET
- a CDS encoding neutral zinc metallopeptidase, yielding MKHFRLLTAFLAFSFFLLTGCDKEIDSTVNPASTIQANQVSKASAEKLSRLRASLPAGFEEQLRQSSAQLLQTDAHYRDLVRSALAIEPTPCDANTPMNVWLDKQLADWNAEIIGYVLDFAMLDLPTYEAYVFENSSENQYFGVDGEYTHQVTKAFKDLKRFWNIQSDDIVLAAMHGNMLQDRDKIIRTYVAVYGLSPSLAANLADIVVELVKVFPQYRGGDHPIFTFNAFAIKGFNYQPYANIPDKIIMGDGIMEAFSALGYGDIAPQAILAHEFGHHIQFQLNLFEGVRSPEATRRTELMADAYSAYYLSHARGASMQWKRVQQFLQVFFNIGDCSFTSTGHHGTPTQRMAAAEWGYNLANSAQKQGHILTSQEFTRLFEAQLPTLVKL
- a CDS encoding DNA/RNA non-specific endonuclease, with amino-acid sequence MSKTFKQTYKYILVLFLLLSGCKETQLIPGKTITPEQEQLLLGNPSGATASATQENNFLLLKPQFALSYSRQRGTPNWVSWHVSRQWLGSAERQDNFRPDPALPEGWYQVSASAYRGSGFDRGHNTPSADRTNSVESNAATFLMTNMIPQAPNNNQQTWANLEDYTRALVAAGMEVYVVMGSYGQGGTGSNGFAKTIDNGRITVPARIWKVLVVLPEGENDLQRISRTTRVIAVDTPNEESVRSDWASYRTTVDAIEKATGYDLLSALPEQVQQVLESQVDRVPAS